GTCCGGTTGGACTGACCTTGGCCCTTATTTTGGCGAAGCACAGCGTGCCGGTTACGGTTTTGGAGCAGGGGATAACCTTCGTTCCGGATGACGGCGAACTCGACCGCCACGAGCGCACCCCCGGCGACGACGCGACAGAGGCAACCGTTGCACGTGAGAAAGGATCACCTCCGCAAGCCGATCCTGGCCGAGATGGAGGTTAAACGGGTATTTCCTTTTCCCGGGGAGTGTCTAGTCGATCTTGGCGAGCACAGCCCCGCTGATGTCGCGATACTCAAACTCCTGCTTGAGCACGCCTACGGCCTGGAGGTCTTCCATCCGCCCTACTTGTCCAACCGCCTCGAGGGTCGGCGAGTGATGCACCATGGCGCAACGGGACTATCTAGTTCAAACGATAAGCACGTCGTGCCGAGCCCCGGAAAAGCGCTTCTTTCTCGCTCTGGCTGTATCCGGCAGCGAGCCGCTTGAAGGCATTCCACATCACGCCATAGCTGTAGTAGCGCTTGTCCACCGGGAAATTGCTTTCGAACATTGCGCGATCGGGCCCAAAGGCCTCAATACACGTCTCGACGTAGGGCCGCCAGATTTCGGCCAGCTCTTGCGAACCGGGCGGCGCGCTGCGCTTCTCGAAATCATACCCGAAAACATGCATCCCCATGCCGCCCAGTTTGACGTAGGCGTTGGGATTTTTACCCAACTCCTGGATGTTTTTGCGCCATTCGGCAAAGACGTCGTTGCGCCGGCCGGCGTAGGCGCCGATTCCAAGCGGAGCGCCGATATGGTCGATCACGACAGTCGTGTCGGGAAACTTTTGCGCAAGATCGGCGAGTTCCGGGATCTGATGGTGATAGATCCATGAATCGAAAGAAAGGCCGTAGCGTTCAAGACGCGCAAAGCCGCTGCGGAAATTGGAATCGAGCAGGAGGCCTTTCGGAAAATCCATCGGTGTCGACTTTATCGTGCTGTCCGCATCCCAGACGGAGCACTGGCGGACGCCCTTGAAGCGGTCGCCGCCCGCATTCAGATGCGCTTCCAGCACCGCGTCGACTTCCGGCCCTAGAAAGAGATCGGCATAGCTCACGATGCTGGCGCACAGTCGCGCTGGGCCATAGAGACCACTGGCGCTCATGGCGGCTATGCCGTTGACGAACTCGGTCTCGCCGATCGGTGCAAATTTCGGGTCGCCATCGGCGCGATACATGGAGTCGCACTGGACGAAACCGGTGGCAACGACGTTGTGGCCGCTTCCATCGATATCGGCCTTCAGCTCTTCGAGAAGGTACCGCGACCCCCGATCCCAGAGATGGTGATGTGGGTCGATGATCGGCATTTCCGGTTCGATCGGTTCTTCTCGCCGGAGCGCAAGCCAGTCTTCGTTGACGGCGAATAGAATCTGCTTTTCGGTTTCTGTTTCGCCGATCTTGGCGCCTATTTTTCCGGTCATGTCCTCTCTCCTGTCGCCGCGACCGAGTAACTGGCCGCCGTCAGTGTGTATTGCGCCCCGGTAACGAAGCTCGCGACCTGGAAGGAAAAGAAGAGCGCCGGTCCCTCAATTTCTTCGAACCGTCCAGCACGATGCATGGGCGAACCCCCTATGAATGGTCACGGTCCTTGCTCCTGCGCGACCAATTAACGGCGCCTGCCTCTTGTCCCCTTGACTTAGTGGCCGTAATCAATGATCTTTGATCACAAATTGCAGCGCAGTGTCCAGCGCGAATGTCACGGAGGCCCTTGAGGCGAGGGTGTACCCCACCGCCCCGACGAGGCACCGCATAAACGTACAAACGGCCTTGTGGGAGGATGTGATGCAATTTACCAATAACGGCTTCGACGCCTTCTGCCGCGGCGCGATCAAACTGATGGTCGCGGCCTGTTTTGGGTCGCTTGTGGCTAGTGGACCTGTCTTGGCACAGGATTCCGCGACCCCGGACCAAATCAAAAAGCTTCTCGGAATAGAGGGCCTCGATGCGAAGGCGCTTGGTACGGGACTCAAATTCCAGCTCGGCATTGTCCTGGCGCTGACAGGTCCGGGTTCCTATTACGGTCGCATCCAGGGCAACGGCGCCAAGCTCGCGGTCGAGCAGATAAAGGCGGCGGGTGGGCCCGACATCGAACTAATCTTCAAGGACCACAAATCCGCCGATGCGCAGGCTGGCGCACGCGCTGCGAGGGAACTAGGCATTGCCCGGGTGCCCGCCGCGCTCACCTCTTATGTCGGCGTCATCGGATCGATGTTCCCTGGCCTTGAGCAGTACAAGATTCTCGCGCTGGACGGTGGCGGCGGAACCAGCGATTTCGGCCAAGGCAAGCCCTACTTCTGGGGTATGCGCGCCATCGAGCCGGATGACGACTTTATCGGTGCGCTAAAGTACTGGAAGGAGACCGATCCGTCGATCAAACGCGTGTCGATGGTCTTCATCGACCAGGGGCCGATCAACGAAATCGTCACGAAGAACTTCAAGAAGGCGCTTGAGGCCACCGGCCATGAACTCGCCAGCACGGAAGTCGCGCCGATCGGTGCGACCGACTACTCGGCGACGATTGCGCGACTGAAGGCAACCAATCCCGACGCCGTCTTCATGTTCCTGATCGGCGTCGATCCCGGTTACTTCATGAAGCAGTATGCCAACGCCGGTCTCACGAAACCGACGATCGTGGCGGAATACGTTTCCGACGCAGCGCAGGTTGCCGGTCCGGTTTATGACGAGATGATTTTCGCCACCGACTGGTTCGACGCCAACAAGCCCACCAACGATTGGGCAAAGTTGTTCATCGACAGCTACACCAAGCAGTTCAACCTCAAGCCGGAGATCTATGCGGCAAACTATTACGAAGACGCGTTCGCCATCTGGGATCTCATTCGGCGGGTCATCGCCAAGGGTGGCGACGTGAACAACGGCGAGCAGCTCCAGCAGGCGTTGGTGGACGATCCGAAGTTCAAGAGCATCTACGGGGGCAAGGCGGCCGAGCCGGGTGTCATCACCCTAGATACCAAGACGCACTCGGTCACTTCACGGCCGCTCGGAGTCTATCGAGCCAACAAGGGCGATCCGGTTCCGCTGGCCTATTTCGATCTAGGTGGCGCCAACTTCATGCTGGTCAAATAACGTCCGCGTAACGCTCCCGTGCAGTTTGAGCAGATCGCACAACTCGCCGTAGCCGGCGCCATCAACGGCTGCTTCTATGCGCTGCTGGGCGTCGGCTTCGGTCTTATCCTCGGTGTAGTAGGGCGTTTTCACTATGCCTACGCGCTCACATTTGTACTCGCAGCCTACATAATGTCGGTGCTGGAAAGCTCGTTGAGCGTCTGGCCGCCGCTGGCTGCGGGAGCCGGTCTCCTCGCAGCGATGGCGCTCGGAGTGGCATTGGAGCGGTGGGTCTATGGTCCGCTTGCACGTTCCTCAGGAGCCTTGGCGCTTCTGACCGTTTTCATTTCAGCGCTCGGCATAACGATTGCCGGGGGCAACCTAATGACGTTGATGTGGACCGCGTTCAGCCGGTCCATTTATCTGTTTGAGGTGCGGCCCTTCGCGGTCGCAGGGGTGACCTTCACCACCCTCGACCTCTTCATCGTCTTCGCATCCTGGCTGCTGATCGGATTGCTGACCGTCGCCCTCAACTTCACTGATCTCGGGCGTTCCATCAAAGCTGTGCGCGGCAATCCGTTCCTGGCGCGGATCATCGGGCTCAAACCTGACCGGCTGTATCTCGTCGTATTTGCCATTGGCTCGTTCCTGTCCGGCGTCGCCGGCATCCTCAACGGCGCTCGCTTCGCCGTGGTTCCCAATATGGGCGACCGTCCGGTTGTCTTTGCCTTCGTCGTCGCGTTTCTGGGAGGAACGCGCAGTTCGCCCCTCACGGTTGGCCTTGCCGGATTGTTCATCGGACTGGTCGAGAGCTTGAGCGGTCTGTGGGTAGCGCCGCAGTGGTCGGCGCTGGTCGTCTTTTCGGTGCTCTTCATTTATCTCTCGCTTCAACCAACCGAAATCTCAGGCCTGCGCCGGTGGTTGTCGCTCGGTGCGCGTTCGCGCGGCTAGTAGGTGCAGGATGAACTTTAAAGAGCGCGGCACGTGGCCTGGAAAAATTTATTTCACCCTGTGCGGCCGGGTTGAGGTCTAGAGCGGGCATGGACTACTGGATCGACATATTCAACGTTGTCCTGATCTTCAGCATCTTCACGATCTCGCTAAATCTGCTGATCGGATACGCCGGCCAGGTATCGGTGGCGCATGCGGCGTTCGGAGCGATAGGTGGCTATGCGGCGGCATACTTGCAGGCCAATGCAGGCTTCAGCTTTTGGCCTGGCCTTGCCGCCGGCACGTTTGGCGCGGGACTGATTGGGCTCCTCATGAGCCTGCCCGCGTTGAGATTGCGGCCCGAATATCTTGTTCTCCTGACCATCGCCGTTTCAGCAATTGTCCTTGCTATCGTCGGTGCGGTTGCCGAACTCGGCGGCGCTTACGGAATCACCGCCAGCAGGCCGGCCGACTTGTGGCCGATCCCCGGCGGTCCGCTTCTATTCCCAACCCAATGGACCTTGCCGCTGATAGGATTCGCGGCGCCGACTTTCTTTGTTTGCTGGCGCATGGGGCAATCGGCATGGGGACGCGTCCTGCGCGGCATCCGCGACGACGAGGTGGCAACCCGTGCGCTCGGACACAACGTCTATATATTCAAGGTTATCGTATTCTCCGTCACATCGGCTTTCGCCGGACTGGCGGGTGTACTCCTCTTTTTTTACAACCAGATCGTCTCGCCAAGTGTTTATGGGTTGGATGTGTCGCTCAAGATTTTCGCCATGACCATCTTTGGCGGCCTCGGCAACTTCGTCGGATCAATCCTGGGAACCGCTGTCGTCCAACTCCTTCAACCCATTCTCGAAAACGTGGTCAAGTTGGAGCCTGGCAACGCGTTCCTGATCCAGCTAGTGATCTACGGCATCGGCTTGGCGATCCTGGTGCGCGTCCGCCCGCAAGGCTTGCTGCCGGAGGGGGTATCGCTGCTCCCGGCACGCGCTGCAGAACGCGTGGCGCCTCCTTCGGTGCGCTCCTCGGCGGCGACGAAAGCGGTGGACATTGGTTCCTCGCGCCCGTCGCAACTTCAGCCGCCGGCTGGCGCTGGCCCCATTCTCGAAGTGCGTGGTCTGAGCAAGCAGTTTGGCGGTATTGTCGCCTGCCGCGATCTCAGCCTTGACCTGGAAACCGGAAAAATCGCGGCACTGGTCGGGCCAAATGGAGCAGGCAAGACGACGGTATTCAACCTTTTGACGGGCGCCTTCGCAGCCGATAGCGGCAGCATAAAGCTGAACGGCCAGGAATTGTGTGGGCTTGGTCCCGACGCGGTCGCCAGAAAAGGGATGGCCCGCACGTTCCAGGACGTTCGACTCTTCGCCCGCATGAGTGCTCTGGAGAACGTCATGCTTGCCATGCGCAGGATCGAGGGAGGGAGCGGTGCCGAGAAGTTCAGCGATCTCTTCCTGCATCCACGTCGCGCCGCACGGGCCGAGCGCTCGGAGCGCGACGGCGCCATGGAGCATCTGCGGCTGGTAGGTCTCGCTGACGTGGCCGGCACGGCCGCCGGGGCGCTCTCCTATGGCCAGCAAAAACTCGTGTCCTTCGCCCGGCTAATGGCGACGGATGCTGATGTGCTTCTACTCGATGAGCCCGCCTCCGGCATCGACGCCCGCTGGGTCGATAAGCTTCTCGAGCTGGTGGTCTATGCGCGCGATCGGGGCAAGACCATCTGTATCGTCGAGCACAGTCTGCACGTGGTAGAGCGGCTGGCTGATACGGTCTTCTTCATGGAGCTCGGTCACATCACAGCCAAGGGGACGATCAGGGAGCTGACCTCCGACCCGCGGCTTGCGGAGGTCTACTTTGGCACCGTCTGATACCGGATCGGTCGCGAAGGATTCCGAGCCGATGCTTCTCGTCAAGGGTATCAGCACGGGCTTTGGCAAGAAGCGCGTGCTCGATGACGTCGGTCTGAACGTGAAGAAGGGCGAGGCGGTTGCCATCCTCGGCCACAACGGTGCGGGAAAGACGACGCTGCTCCAGGCGATCTACGGACTACAGCCGATCTGGAGCGGCTCGCTTTATTTCAACGGAAAGCCTCTCGACGATCGGCATGCGGCAAGCGACGCCGTCGCCTTGGGGATGGGCATGATTCCATCCGAAAGATTCGTCTTTCCCGACCTGACGGTCCTCGAAAATCTCCGGCTGAGTGGGCGCGGCCTTGAGGGTGTCTTACGGGAACAGCGCTTGGAGGAAGCGTATGATGATTTTCCAATTCTGAGCGAGCGCGCGCATCAACTCGCCGGGTCTCTTAGCGGCGGACAGCAGCGAATGGTGAGCTTGGCGATGGTGCTGATGCACCGCCCCCGCCTCCTCCTGCTCGATGAGCCGTCCCTCGGCCTTTCGCCTGCGATCGCAGAGCAGATTATGGCTCGGGTTCGCGGGCTCGCAAGCGAAGGGGTTTCGATCGTGCTGGTTGAGCAGAATATCGCCGCCGCGCTTAAGGTCGCCGATCGTGTTTACGTCTTACGGTCAGGAAGGATTATCCTCGAAGAATCAGCCCGCGAGCTCGAGAATCGCGGACGAGAAAAGTGGTGGGAACTGTTTTAATGCTTGCCCTCAGTTAACGATGGCACGCGATAGTTCAAACGCTGAAATTGCCGCTGCGATCTCAGCGGTGGGGGAGACGCTGAATGATCGCGTGTACCGTGGACTGACTTGCGCCAATATTCCATCGCAAACCGGCGGGTAATCTTAAGGCAGGTCTCAAGCATCCCGTGACCGCGGACCGACTGATTCGAGATTTGGAGCAGCGCAACATGCATATCAGGTTCGGCGGTCAACTGACGGTCGACCAGATTTTGGCTCGGGCGGATAGGCTGGTGTGGGGAAAGGCGGTAGCGCTCCCTCGCTACCACCTTTCCCCACATTCCTGCTCGCGGCGCGTTTATGGCGGCTTCCCCCGGGCTTTGTTTGCCGCAGACCATCGCCTCTCGATTTCTTTGACTGCGACCTTCATGCTGGGCAAATACTTCTTTGCGGCGACCTCGGGCGTCATCGACGACGAGAAAAAGATGAGGTTGAGGCTGCCGAGTACGGGGCCACCACCCGGAATGGCCAGCGCGATGGCGCTGATGCCAGCCTCCGATCCACCGACAGACGAGGCGTATCCATCTTCTTTCGTCTGCAGGAGGACTTCGTTGATGAAGCGACGATCTTTCGCCAAGCCTGCGTCTTCCTCGACAAGTGAGGCCGTCAGCGCGAGCATCTCTCGGCGCAGCGCAGGCGTCGAGGCGGCCAGGATGGCCTTGCCCAGCGCGCTCCGGACCAAGGATCTTCTGCGGCCTACCATCGAGCGGTGAACCGAGAAGGGGCTAAAGGGATGCGTGCTCTCCCGGATGAGGACCGAGCCAAGTTCGAAGACCCCGAAGTCGCTTGGCCATGAGACATCATCGAGAAGGCCGAACATCGCGGGCAGAGCCGCCTGGCTCGACAGGTCACGCGAAGACACCCCTTCGCTCAAGGTGCGCACCTGTGGCGTCAACGTGAACAAGGCGTTCGTCTCGTCCAATGTCACGTAGCCATCTCTGCGTAACGTATCGAGCAGGCGATAGCAGGTCGTCCGGTTGAGACCGGTCCTCTTCGCGAGTTGCACGACGTTCGATGGCCCGCTCGCATTGAGTTCGTTGATCAGGGCCAACCCGCGGGAAAGTGACCTGACGTTGCGGTGCATGATCGTCTCCGGACGTGTTCGCAGTGCGAACATTTCACAGACTCAGATGGAATCATAGTTCAATCGGCGGCAATCCATCCGCCGCACGCCCAAACAGGCGGCGACGGGAGGAAACAATGGCTCATTCAAGCTTTTATTTGTCCGCGGCCGTGTGTCTGGCCTTGGCGGCGCCGGCGGCGGCGCAGACCGCCGGAGGCACTCCGAAGCTCAGCGATGGCAAGGTCAAGATCGGCGTTCTGACCGACATCGCCGGTCCGACTTCCATGGCGAACGGCAAGGGCTCGGTCGTCGCCGCCCAGATGGCCGCCGAGGACTTCGGCGCTGGCCTGAATGTCGAAGTGATCTCGGCCGACCATTCCGGCAAACCCGACATCGGATCCCAGATCGCTGGCCGCTGGTTCGACGTGGAAGGCGTCGATGCCGTTGCGGACATGCAGGGCTCGCCGATCGGCTTCGCCGTGCAGAACCTGGCCGCGCAGAAGAGCAAGATCATGCTGCTCTCGGGATCGACCTCGTCGGACTTCAACGGCAAGGCCTGCTCGCCGCTCACGGTGCAGTGGACGGTCGATACCTACAATCTCGCAAAGGGCGCAGCCAAGTCCGTGATCGATGCAGGTGGAACCAAGTGGTACTTCCTGACTGTCGATCAGGCGTACGGCAATGCCTTGACGCGCGATACGTCAGAGCAGGTCAAGCTCAACGGCGGCCAAGTGGTGGGCAACTCTGTGTTTCCGCCGAACACGTCCGACTTTGCCTCCTTTCTGCTGACCGCCTCCAGCGCCGGCGCCAACGTCATCGCGATCGCGGCTTCCAGCGGCGATACCGTGACGGCGATGAAGCAGGCCGATGAATTTGGGCTGAGCGCGAAAGCCAAGATCGTGCCGCTGCAATCGGTGCTGACAGACGTGCAAGCAGTCGGTCTGAAAATCGCGCATGACGCTTACGAAGTGTCCCCGTTCTACTGGGACCGGACCTCCGAAACGCGGGCCTGGGCCGAGAAATTCTTCGCGAAGGCCAAGCAAATGCCGACCAGCTTCCACGCCGGCGTCTATTCGTCCGTGGCGCACTACCTGAAGGCGGTCAAGGCGACCGGCACCGATGACGCACCGACGGTGATGAAGCAGATGGAAAAGGAGCGGGTGCACGATTTCTTCGCGGCCGACGGCTACATCCGCGAAGATCGCAAGATGATCCACGACATGTACCTGCTCCAGGTGAAGAAGCCCGGAGAGAACAAAGGCGATTGGGATCTCTACAACGTCGTGCAGACGCTGCCCGGTGAATCCGTCAATCGCCCGCTTGCTGAAAGCCCATGCCCGCTGGTGAAGAAGTAGCCGACCGCAGCCATCGTTCGACAGATCAACTCGGCGTTCGAAGGAATTCGCCCATGTCAGTCGCAATCGTCTGCGCTTCGCATACTCCCCTGATGTACAAGGGGCCCGCCAGCAATGAGACCGAGCAACGCGTCCGAACCGCGTTCGGACGTCTCGGAAACTTCGTGAAAGAGTTCGCGCCTGATTACATCATCCAGTTCGCACCCGATCACTTCAACGGCTTCTTCTACGATCTGATGCCCTCTTTCTGCGTCGGGGCGGGAGCCGTCTCGCTGGGCGACTGGGGAGGCGGGACGGGCCCGCTGGACGTTCCGGAGCAGACGGCACTCGAGCTCATCGACCACCTGCGGGCCGATGATTTCGACGTCGCGGTGTCCTACCGCATGCCGGTCGATCACGGCTTCGTCCAGTTGTGGGAAGCGATGTTCGGGGACTTCAAGTCCATCCCGATCTTGCCGATCTTCGTGAACGCCGCCGCGCCGCCGGTCCCGACTTATCGCCGGGCCCGCCAGCTCGGTGAATCCGTTGGCCGTTTCGCGATGCGGTCCGGCAAGCGGGTGCTGTTTGCCGCGTCCGGCGGCCTCTCGCACGATCCACCGCTTCCATCGATCAAGGATGCACCGCCCGAAATCCGCGAGCGCCTGATCAACGGCCGGAATCCGACGGCGGAGGCCAAGGAAGCCCGCGAGAAGCGCGTGCTCGAGGCAGGTGTTCTCGCCGAGGCGGGCAAGGGGCCGTGCCAGCCGCTCAACCCCGAATGGGACGCGGAGTTCATGGAAATCCTGCGGAGCGGTCAGATCTGGCGCGCCGACGCGCTCGACACCGGCAAGGTCCGCGAAGTCGCGGGGCGCGGCGCCAACGAGGTGCTCGCATGGGTCGCCGCCTTCGGGGCCTTTTCCACGGGCGGCCACTTCAAGATGGAGCAGGAATTCTACGAAGCTATTCCGGGCTGGATCGCCGGCATGGCGATGATGGCGGCCAGACAGGCCGACGGCTCTCATTGATCGACTAACCCCGCGCGAATGCGGAAGCTTCGCGGAGCAGGCAAATGGCATACGAAACGGACGTGCTCATCATCGGCGCCGGCCCCACGGGCTCGACGACCGCCCTAGCGCTCGCCAATTGCGGCGTTCGCAGTCACATCGTATCGCGCGGCAACTGGATGGCCGACAGCCCGCGCGCCCACATCACGAACCAGCGCGCCAACGAGGTTTTCCGCGATCTCGGGATCGCGGACGATGTGGCCCGGTACGCGAGCCCCTGGGAGCTCATGGGCGACACGACCTTCACGACCAGCCTGGCCGGCGCCGAGCTGATCCGGATGCGGACGTGGGGGACCGGCGACGATCGCCGCGGCGATTATCTGCGCGCAAGCCCCTGCGGCATGGTCGACATCATCCAACCGTTGCTCGAGCCAATTCTGTTCCAGAAGGCGGCCGAGAAGGGCGCGACCTTCGCGTTCAACACCGAGTACGTCCGGCATGAGCAGGATGCTGACGGCGTGACGGCCACGCTGCGCGATCGTCTCGATGGGCGAGAGTACGCCGTCCGCGCGCGTTATATGGTCGGCGCGGATGGCGCGCGCTCGATGGTGGTGGACCATCTCGGCTTGCCGATCGAAGGACAGATGGCGCGCGCCGGCACCGTCTACACCGTCTTCAACTGTGACCTGACCAAATACAGCAAACATCGGCCGAGCATCCTGAACTGGATCGTGACGCCGGATGCGAGCTTCGGCGAGATCGGCATGGGCCTGCTGCGGGCCGTGCATCCGTGGACCCAGTGGATCGCCGGCTGGGGTTTCGACATCAGCAAGGGCGAGCCGGACCTATCGCCGGAAGCGATCATTCCGAAGATAAAAGTTCTGATCGGCGACCCATCCGTCGACATCGACATCGTACGCACATCGATCTGGTACGTGAACCAGGCCTATGTGACGCAGTATTCGAAAGGCAGGGTGCACTGCGGCGGCGATGCGGTCCACCGGCACCCGCCGTCGAGTGGATTGGGCAACAACACCTGCGTCCAGGACGCCCACAACCTCGGTTGGAAGCTCGCCTACTCGGTGAAGGGCTGGGCCGGTCCGAAGCTGCTGGAAAGCTACTCGCAGGAGCGGGCGCCGGTCGGAAAGCAGATCGTGCTGCGGGCAAACCAATCCCGGCTCGATTACGCCCCGTTGAACGCATGCTTCAGGGTGCAGGGCGCGGAGAACCCGGTCGCTGCAGGCATCGCGCGCTTCCGCGATCCGGGGCCGGATGGCGTGGCCGCGCGGAAGGCGGCGCAAGCAGCGCTGGACCTGAAGCAGACGGAGTTCAATGCCCAAGGCACCGAGATGAACCAGCGGTACGAATCTTCGGCCGTGATTCCAGACGTCGGTGCCAAGCCGGAGGAGTGGCGGCGAGATCGCGGCCTCTACAATCAACCGACGTCGCGCCCGGGCGCCAAGATGCCGCATGCATGGCTCGTCGGTCGTGACGGCTTGCGCGTCTCGACGCTCGACGTGACCGGAAAGGGCCTCTTCACCGTTGTGACCGGCCTCGCCGGCGCAGCATGGAAAGAAGCAGCGCTCCGCCTCGATCTGCCGTTCCTCCGGATCGTGGTGACCGGTTCGCCTGAGGCACAGGACCTTTATTGCGAGTGGCAACGCCTCCGGGAGATCGATGAAGCCGGAGTTCTGCTTGTTCGCCCGGATGGCGTGGTCGCCTGGCGCGACATGGAGGGGACGTCCGACGCGAGCGCAGCCTTCGACCGGCTGAGCGCGGCCATCCGGACGGTCCTCGATCTCACGGACCTCTCGGCTGTCCCGCGCGAGAAAGCGTCCTCTCCGTCGAAGCCCAGCGGTACGCCGCTATTCGCCTGACATCAACGAACGAGGTCCAGCTATGAGCGACAAAAGACCAGAGAACTTTTCCAGCGTCTGGGCCGATCTGAGGGGCGTTTCCTTCAGGCAGCACTTCATCGACGCTGGCGGAATTCGGACCCGCTGCATCGAGTCCGGCGACCCTTCCAAACCGCTCGTCCTGGCGCTGCACGGCGTCGGCGGCCATGCCGAGGCATATTCGAGAAACTTCGGTCCGCACGCCGATCACTTCTGGTTCGTGGCGATCGACATGCTGGGCCACGGGTGGACCGACAAGCCGGCTATCGACTACCAGGTCAAGGACTACGCTGACCATGTGCTCTCCGTCCTCAAGACGCTCGGCCGAGATAAGGCGATGGTCAGCGGTGAATCGTTGGGCGGCTGGGTCGCGACATATCTGGCCGTGCATCGTCCGGCTGCGGTCGAGAAGCTTGTCCTCAACACAGCCGGCGGCTGGACTGCGCATCCCCAGGTGATGGAGCGGCTGAAAAAGCTGTCCAACGAGGCCGCGTCCGATCCCTCCTGGGAGCGGATCAAGGCTCGCCTCGAATTCCTGATGTGCGACAAGAGCATGGTCTCGGACGATCTGATCGAGACCCGTCGCGCGATCTACGCACAGCCGGGGTTCGCCGACACGATGAAGCGAATCATGTGCCTACAGGAGATGGAAATCCGCCGGCCCAACATGATCACCGCCGATCAATATCGCTCGATCAAGGCGCCGACCATGGTCGTGTGGACCTCGCACGATCCGACTGCGACGCCCGAGGAGGGAAAGCAGATCGCGGACATGATTCCGCGCTCGAAATTCGTCGTCATGAACCGCTGCGGCCACTGGCCCCAGTTCGAGGACGCCGAGCAGTTCAACCGGCTCCACATCGAATTCCTCCGGACCGGCAAATAAGGATCTTTCAGATGAACCAGCAAGCCAAGCACAGCGAACTCGCCGCCCAGATCCGCGCCGCTTACGCCGGCACACCGATCGCGCCCATTCGGCCGCAGTTGGCGGACCTCGACGTCGATGGGGCCTATGCCATCCAGCAGGAGAACACGGCGCATTGGGAGAAGGAAGGCCGGCGCGTGGTCGGAAGCAAGATCGGG
This genomic interval from Bradyrhizobium sp. CB82 contains the following:
- a CDS encoding IclR family transcriptional regulator C-terminal domain-containing protein; the encoded protein is MHRNVRSLSRGLALINELNASGPSNVVQLAKRTGLNRTTCYRLLDTLRRDGYVTLDETNALFTLTPQVRTLSEGVSSRDLSSQAALPAMFGLLDDVSWPSDFGVFELGSVLIRESTHPFSPFSVHRSMVGRRRSLVRSALGKAILAASTPALRREMLALTASLVEEDAGLAKDRRFINEVLLQTKEDGYASSVGGSEAGISAIALAIPGGGPVLGSLNLIFFSSSMTPEVAAKKYLPSMKVAVKEIERRWSAANKARGKPP
- a CDS encoding ABC transporter substrate-binding protein, which translates into the protein MAHSSFYLSAAVCLALAAPAAAQTAGGTPKLSDGKVKIGVLTDIAGPTSMANGKGSVVAAQMAAEDFGAGLNVEVISADHSGKPDIGSQIAGRWFDVEGVDAVADMQGSPIGFAVQNLAAQKSKIMLLSGSTSSDFNGKACSPLTVQWTVDTYNLAKGAAKSVIDAGGTKWYFLTVDQAYGNALTRDTSEQVKLNGGQVVGNSVFPPNTSDFASFLLTASSAGANVIAIAASSGDTVTAMKQADEFGLSAKAKIVPLQSVLTDVQAVGLKIAHDAYEVSPFYWDRTSETRAWAEKFFAKAKQMPTSFHAGVYSSVAHYLKAVKATGTDDAPTVMKQMEKERVHDFFAADGYIREDRKMIHDMYLLQVKKPGENKGDWDLYNVVQTLPGESVNRPLAESPCPLVKK
- a CDS encoding branched-chain amino acid ABC transporter permease, with protein sequence MQFEQIAQLAVAGAINGCFYALLGVGFGLILGVVGRFHYAYALTFVLAAYIMSVLESSLSVWPPLAAGAGLLAAMALGVALERWVYGPLARSSGALALLTVFISALGITIAGGNLMTLMWTAFSRSIYLFEVRPFAVAGVTFTTLDLFIVFASWLLIGLLTVALNFTDLGRSIKAVRGNPFLARIIGLKPDRLYLVVFAIGSFLSGVAGILNGARFAVVPNMGDRPVVFAFVVAFLGGTRSSPLTVGLAGLFIGLVESLSGLWVAPQWSALVVFSVLFIYLSLQPTEISGLRRWLSLGARSRG
- a CDS encoding ABC transporter ATP-binding protein produces the protein MLLVKGISTGFGKKRVLDDVGLNVKKGEAVAILGHNGAGKTTLLQAIYGLQPIWSGSLYFNGKPLDDRHAASDAVALGMGMIPSERFVFPDLTVLENLRLSGRGLEGVLREQRLEEAYDDFPILSERAHQLAGSLSGGQQRMVSLAMVLMHRPRLLLLDEPSLGLSPAIAEQIMARVRGLASEGVSIVLVEQNIAAALKVADRVYVLRSGRIILEESARELENRGREKWWELF
- a CDS encoding branched-chain amino acid ABC transporter ATP-binding protein/permease → MDYWIDIFNVVLIFSIFTISLNLLIGYAGQVSVAHAAFGAIGGYAAAYLQANAGFSFWPGLAAGTFGAGLIGLLMSLPALRLRPEYLVLLTIAVSAIVLAIVGAVAELGGAYGITASRPADLWPIPGGPLLFPTQWTLPLIGFAAPTFFVCWRMGQSAWGRVLRGIRDDEVATRALGHNVYIFKVIVFSVTSAFAGLAGVLLFFYNQIVSPSVYGLDVSLKIFAMTIFGGLGNFVGSILGTAVVQLLQPILENVVKLEPGNAFLIQLVIYGIGLAILVRVRPQGLLPEGVSLLPARAAERVAPPSVRSSAATKAVDIGSSRPSQLQPPAGAGPILEVRGLSKQFGGIVACRDLSLDLETGKIAALVGPNGAGKTTVFNLLTGAFAADSGSIKLNGQELCGLGPDAVARKGMARTFQDVRLFARMSALENVMLAMRRIEGGSGAEKFSDLFLHPRRAARAERSERDGAMEHLRLVGLADVAGTAAGALSYGQQKLVSFARLMATDADVLLLDEPASGIDARWVDKLLELVVYARDRGKTICIVEHSLHVVERLADTVFFMELGHITAKGTIRELTSDPRLAEVYFGTV
- a CDS encoding amidohydrolase family protein is translated as MPIIDPHHHLWDRGSRYLLEELKADIDGSGHNVVATGFVQCDSMYRADGDPKFAPIGETEFVNGIAAMSASGLYGPARLCASIVSYADLFLGPEVDAVLEAHLNAGGDRFKGVRQCSVWDADSTIKSTPMDFPKGLLLDSNFRSGFARLERYGLSFDSWIYHHQIPELADLAQKFPDTTVVIDHIGAPLGIGAYAGRRNDVFAEWRKNIQELGKNPNAYVKLGGMGMHVFGYDFEKRSAPPGSQELAEIWRPYVETCIEAFGPDRAMFESNFPVDKRYYSYGVMWNAFKRLAAGYSQSEKEALFRGSARRAYRLN
- a CDS encoding ABC transporter substrate-binding protein yields the protein MQFTNNGFDAFCRGAIKLMVAACFGSLVASGPVLAQDSATPDQIKKLLGIEGLDAKALGTGLKFQLGIVLALTGPGSYYGRIQGNGAKLAVEQIKAAGGPDIELIFKDHKSADAQAGARAARELGIARVPAALTSYVGVIGSMFPGLEQYKILALDGGGGTSDFGQGKPYFWGMRAIEPDDDFIGALKYWKETDPSIKRVSMVFIDQGPINEIVTKNFKKALEATGHELASTEVAPIGATDYSATIARLKATNPDAVFMFLIGVDPGYFMKQYANAGLTKPTIVAEYVSDAAQVAGPVYDEMIFATDWFDANKPTNDWAKLFIDSYTKQFNLKPEIYAANYYEDAFAIWDLIRRVIAKGGDVNNGEQLQQALVDDPKFKSIYGGKAAEPGVITLDTKTHSVTSRPLGVYRANKGDPVPLAYFDLGGANFMLVK